The sequence below is a genomic window from Bradyrhizobium septentrionale.
CGCGAAATTCACGCTGGGGCCGAGCGCCAACGTCACCGAGATCGCCACCCGCGTCCGCGTCAACAACTACACCAATGTGCACGCGGTTGCGGAACTCAGCGACGGCAAGCTCTATGTCAGCAAGGTCTATGTCAAGGCCTCCGGCGGCTGCTCGGCGCCGGCGGCCAAGAACGCCGAGGAAGCGAACAACCGGCTCGGCCAGATGCGCTACCGGCAATTCGCAAGGCCCGAACAGGGGCCCGCGAGCAGCACGCGGGAAGCCCAGATCATGATCGGACATCCGAACAATTCAGGCCTGCAGATGGACCAGGTCACGCAGCTCTATGTCCCGGCCTTCTTCGTCAACGAACTGCACATCTGGCAGGATGACAGTCCGGTGCTGGCGATGGAGGGAGGAATCTCGATTTCCGAGGATCCCAATATCCGCTTCACCTACGTCTCGAACGGCGCAAAGCGTTTCCGTGCCGAAGCCAAGGACACCGACGGACACATCTTCGAGCACGAATGGAAGGTCGACAATCCCGGGACCTGACGCGCCATCCGTCCACGACAGACGCTAGAAGCACCTGACCTCGGCTTCGGCCTGGGCGCGCCTGAGGTCATTGAGCGCGTTGGCGGCCTGCTCGGACGTGCGGAACGGGCTACCCAGATCGCCGCGCACCTGCGACAGGCTCAACACGGTTTCGGCCGTGACATAGCGATCGTAGGGTACCAGCGAGGCGACGACGTCGATCGAGCAGGAACATTGCTCGATCGCCTGCCGGCTCTCGCCATTGGCCTTCATGCAGCCGAACACATATTCGGCCCGCGCCGAGGTCGGATAGTCATTGACTTCCTGGGCCCGCACGCTGATGGCCGTCCCGGCGAGCACTAGGACGGCGACAATCGGTCGTAGCATGCCAGCTCCTGCCATGGTCCTGCTTCCTCTTCTCTTCCCGCAAGCTATGCTATGGATGTTGATCAGAAAAGAAAACATTCGGGGAAGTGGCTCAAGAAACGATGATCATCTCTGTACGCACGGTGTTGGCTGCGGCAGTTCTGGCGGTCGTGCAGTTCGGCACCTCGTGCAATGCGCAGACCATCCGCATTGCAGCGCAGAAGACCGGAACGCTGGCCTGGGAACTGGCCGTCATTCGCTCCCATGGCCTCGACAAGAAGGCCAATCTGACGATCGACGTCACCGAGCTCGCCAGCCCCGAGGCCGGCAAGATCGCGCTACGCGCCGGCTCCGCCGACGTGATGGTATCCGACTGGCCCTGGGTCTCGCGCGAGCGCTCGCTCGGCGCCAAGCTGCAGTTTTATCCCTATTCGAGCGCACTAGGGGCCGTGATGATCCCGGCCTCCTCGCCGCTCAAGACGCTCGCGGATCTCAAGGGACGCAAGCTCGCCGTCGCCGGCGGCGCGATCGACAAGAACTGGCTGCTGCTGCAGGCCGCATTGAAGCAGGACGGCGTCGACCTGAAGTCGCAATCGACCATCGTCTATGGCGCGCCGCCGCTGCTTACCGCCAAGACGCTCGACGGCGAGATGGACGCGACGCTCAACTACTGGAATTTCTGCGCCGCGCTTGAAGCCAAGGGCTTCCGCCGTCTCGCCGGCATGGAAGAAATCCTGCAAAAGCTCGGCAGCAAGGGCCGCATCGCAATGATCGGCTACGTGTTCGACGAAGCCTGGGCCAACGCCAACAGGGATCTGGTGGCCCGCTTCATCGCGGTGACGCGCGCCGCAAAGCAGATCCTGGCGACTTCGGACGCCGAATGGGATGCGATTGCGCCGCTCACCGGTGCGCAGGATGCAGCAACCCTGCATGCCTATCGCGACCGCTACCGCGAAGGCATTCCGCGTCGTTCGATCGCGGATGAAGAAGCGGATGCGCGCATACTCTACCGGGTGCTGGCGCAGCTCGGCGGCCGCGAGCTGGTCGGCACGGCAACCGAGCTCGATCCGGGCACGTTCTATCAAGCGATCCCGGGAGACTAGCGGTGCTGCGTCTCCTGTCATTCGCGCTGTTCATCGCGACCTGGTGGATTGCCTCGCTGCTGATCGGCGATGCAAAGCTGCCGGCGCCGCCGGTGGTGCTGGCGGTGCTGATCGCCGAAGCCAGATCCGGGGCGCTGTTCGTCAATCTCGGCGCCACGCTGGCGCGCGTCGCGTTGGCCTTCACGCTCGCGATGGCGCTCGGCTCGGCGATCGGCTATTTGATGGGCCGCGTCTCGCTGGCCAACCGCCTTGGCGACCCCTGGCTGATCCTGCTGCTCAATTTGCCGGCACTCGTCGTCATCGTGCTCGCCTATATCTGGGCCGGGCTGACCGAGGTCGCCGCGATCGCGGCGATCGCCATCA
It includes:
- a CDS encoding ABC transporter substrate-binding protein, translated to MIISVRTVLAAAVLAVVQFGTSCNAQTIRIAAQKTGTLAWELAVIRSHGLDKKANLTIDVTELASPEAGKIALRAGSADVMVSDWPWVSRERSLGAKLQFYPYSSALGAVMIPASSPLKTLADLKGRKLAVAGGAIDKNWLLLQAALKQDGVDLKSQSTIVYGAPPLLTAKTLDGEMDATLNYWNFCAALEAKGFRRLAGMEEILQKLGSKGRIAMIGYVFDEAWANANRDLVARFIAVTRAAKQILATSDAEWDAIAPLTGAQDAATLHAYRDRYREGIPRRSIADEEADARILYRVLAQLGGRELVGTATELDPGTFYQAIPGD
- a CDS encoding quinoprotein dehydrogenase-associated SoxYZ-like carrier, which gives rise to MPRHRARLLCIASLFTIALGSPSAPAAEPYDPWPGLVQDIFSNRPMNDGGDVIGIEMPARAEDAAIVPVTLRTKLPPSDSRRVVAITLVIDENPAPMAAKFTLGPSANVTEIATRVRVNNYTNVHAVAELSDGKLYVSKVYVKASGGCSAPAAKNAEEANNRLGQMRYRQFARPEQGPASSTREAQIMIGHPNNSGLQMDQVTQLYVPAFFVNELHIWQDDSPVLAMEGGISISEDPNIRFTYVSNGAKRFRAEAKDTDGHIFEHEWKVDNPGT